In a genomic window of Corynebacterium lizhenjunii:
- a CDS encoding type I polyketide synthase yields the protein MSLTPLQSLLDAPQPPAIIFAGQGSPWQEQLADVAAAPHTADALRATLRAARTATGPVARQIASTCPGVFERLEAIIGGDATARPEDALPAYSVPGIVLAQIGIIEHFRELGFDPQQLPAAGHSQGSLGVLALRDPQEALTLAVLMGTAAAVVHGASDTRPHMLAVRGLDTDFIAAHLAGDAAVAVRNGRRSFALSGTPEDLEATRAQLEAAIAEHNAALEARTHGGDELQANFTPLPVALPFHHPSLAPAAQLTQEWARECGIGKHSLPEDILVEQHDWPQELAAVAEGTRYLLATEEALARLSAPLVHGSGTAVVPVATAAQRDGLATPGNELPGAVDYRDFAPRLVRLPGGGTYTQTRLSDLTGLSPIMLGGMTPTSADGEIVAAAANAGYWTEMAGGGMYSEEVFAAHRQVMEKHLRPGRTAQFNTMFFDRFLWNLQFGQARIVPKARAAGAPFNGVCISAGIPEVDEATELLAQLHADGFPYIAFKPGTAAQIRAVLQIAAANPDDHIIIQVEDGHAGGHHSWVNLDDMLLETYAQVRDHANVVLCVGGGIYSPERAATYLTGQWSQDYGLPAMPVDGVFIGTVAMATKEAKATDSVKELLVSTPGISLEDNGGWVGRGQGTQGVASSQSHLLADIHDIDNSFAAASRLITSLDIEDYATHREEIIAALNKTAKPYFGDVETMTYAQWVERFVELAYPFVDPTWDDRFFDLLHRVEARLHSADHGQIETLFPDIAGVADAPAAAATLLAAYPQAAHTTVSPRDAAWWITLHYKHVKPMPWVPAIDGDLKVWFGKDTLWQAQDERYTADQVRIIPGPVAVAGITRKNEPVAELLGRFEQATTDALAADGAQAEEVFSRLRSARTAEEFLRNAPSLLWHGHLMANPAYAMDEDAFELSQDAEGNWNIVIHADSYWDELPQGQRPFYVESVTVPVDLPEDVATGGSPVVSEERLPAAVYELLEGLAGVGSVAEQGDEISQMPVIDPDSVSESAPFGQAHYSFTLPASLLHAHTNVTGAALENTESAGPVPVGTPDVLVGPCWPAIYTALGSGLLEDGYPVIEGLLNAVHLDHVVDVRVPLAQLANSRRINVTSQCSSIAESVSGRVVTVDLELADAATGEVVATQTQRFAIRGRAHGNAAPVPAPQYGGGKSAELIEATPRSFVDRGTVTAPADMTAFALVSGDYNPIHTSYNAAQLVNLRAPLVHGMWLSATAQHLAAKHGTVVGWTYSMYGMVQLEDTVEITVERVGRKGIHAALEVTCRIDGEVVSRGQALLAAPRTAYVYPGQGIQAVGMGAGDRAACPAAREVWRRADRHTRENLGFSITQIIDENPTVLNVRGTTFRHPQGVLHLTQFTQVALAVVAYAQTERLRAADALAPASASYYAGHSLGEYTALASLANIFDLEGVIDIVYSRGSAMGSLVPRDAEGNSEYAMAALRPNLVGADAADVDAYVARVGADTGEFLEIVNYNIRGQQYSVAGTKRGLAELVARATAAHPRAAVLVPGIDVPFHSRVLRDGVPAFAEKLDQLLPRELDLDALVGRYIPNLVARPFELTQEFVDAVAPLAPSGRLDGLRAETLSEQELARTLLIELLSWQFASPVRWIETQELLFERVEQIIEVGLASSPTLTNLATRSLDVAGVPAGRIAVFNVERDQDQVMLADSRPAPAAPTTDSSDSSAATAGAPAPAADAATPADSATTAGAPAPAADPADTAAPAASAAPAGASAPAAGGGSGADAPELAFGAADAIDVLFAFQNKIRREQILASDTIEELTNGISSRRNQLLMDMSAELGVPAIDGAADADVTSLREKVTTAAPGYSAFGSVLGDAVAARLRSLFGAAGLKPAAVADRVTGTWSLPASWVAHVEAELLLGTRDEDSVRGGTLATLPTAVSSAAQAHELIDAAVQAVAQAHNVSVSLNSGGSSSGGAVVDSAALDAFADTVTGPDGVLASTARHLLTQLGITEPEEAAELPDTTAIDAIEAELGSQWLASVTPAFDAARAVLFDDRWASAREDLARVALGHADLPVARFQGTGQTIAKQATWWAAQDTVSAPVRETLREIAQAATDAPAAEYSQDIALVTGAAPGSIATALVEKLLAGGATVIMTASSVTQARKEFARQLYATHAAPGAALWLVPANLSSYRDVDALVEWIGSEQRQSVGNEVKILKPALIPTLAFPFAAPSVSGSLAEAGGQAESQTRLLLWSVERTIAGLSRLAQAGVDTRCHVVLPGSPNRGTFGGDGAYGEVKAALDAIVAKWHVEAGWPAGITLAQAIIGWVSGTHLMGGNDALVPTAEKNGIHVWTPEEISSELLALASPDARAQAAEAPLSADLTGGLEGVSLTALAADAAADAAATDASTAADSATASDATTATGTASAPTGASASTIAALPSPARPVQPGLDGGIGTVATDLEDMVVIAGIGEVSSWGSGRTRFEAEYGIQRDGSVELTAAGVLELAWMMGLVQWREDPHPAWFVGDTSEEIAEEDIYARFRDEVVARSGVRTLTDKYHLVDQGSIDLTPVFLDRDVTFAVASAEEAHDIIDADPEFTTATEVDGEWLVTRRRGATVHVPRKATLTRTVAAQMPDDFDAAKWGIPEHMLDALDRMAVWNLVTAVDAFINAGFSPAELLQSIHPGQVATTQGTGIGGMESLHKVFVSRFLGQERPSDILQEALPNVIAAHTMQSLVGGYGSMIHPIGACATAAVSIEEGVDKIALGKADVVVAGGIDDVQVESLTGFGDMNATAETAAMTAQGIDPRFISRANDRRRGGFLEGEGGGTVLLVRGSLAAELGLPVLGVVAHAASYGDGAHTSIPAPGLGALGAGRGRENSRLARSLRGLGLSPNDVTVLSKHDTSTNANDPNESELHSLLWPAIGRDADQPLFVISQKTLTGHSKAGAALFQTGGILDVFRTGQIPANASLDCVDPLIEAKAKNLVWLRSPLDVGAADRPVLAAALTSLGFGHVGALLVYAHPGVFEAAVEQQRGAEAAATWRARAEARLAAGHDRFEAGMLGRAPLFEVIEGRRLPAGSAPVEIPGYGTVAADKAAEIAMLLDASVRLTPEGTYPSA from the coding sequence ATGTCTTTGACGCCACTGCAGTCCCTGCTCGACGCCCCGCAGCCGCCCGCCATCATCTTCGCTGGCCAAGGTTCGCCTTGGCAGGAGCAGCTTGCCGATGTCGCCGCAGCCCCCCACACTGCCGATGCCCTGCGCGCCACCCTACGCGCTGCCCGCACCGCCACCGGGCCGGTGGCTCGCCAGATCGCCTCCACGTGCCCGGGGGTCTTTGAGCGCCTGGAGGCCATCATCGGCGGCGACGCCACCGCCCGTCCCGAAGATGCCCTGCCGGCCTACTCCGTGCCCGGCATTGTGCTGGCCCAAATCGGCATCATCGAGCACTTCCGTGAGCTGGGTTTTGACCCGCAACAGCTCCCGGCCGCCGGCCACTCCCAAGGCTCACTGGGCGTACTCGCCCTGCGCGACCCGCAGGAGGCCCTGACCCTGGCCGTGCTCATGGGCACGGCCGCCGCCGTGGTCCATGGCGCTAGCGACACCCGCCCCCACATGCTGGCCGTGCGCGGGCTAGACACTGACTTTATTGCCGCCCACCTCGCAGGCGATGCCGCAGTGGCGGTGCGCAATGGCCGCCGCTCCTTCGCGCTTTCTGGCACCCCAGAGGATTTGGAGGCCACTCGCGCCCAGCTAGAGGCCGCGATCGCGGAACACAACGCCGCCCTCGAGGCACGCACCCACGGCGGCGACGAACTCCAGGCCAACTTCACCCCACTGCCAGTCGCCTTGCCCTTCCACCACCCCAGCCTGGCACCGGCGGCGCAGTTGACGCAGGAATGGGCGCGGGAGTGCGGCATCGGCAAGCACAGTTTGCCGGAGGACATCCTGGTAGAGCAGCATGACTGGCCCCAGGAACTGGCGGCGGTGGCAGAAGGCACCCGCTACCTGCTGGCCACTGAGGAAGCCCTGGCGCGGCTAAGCGCACCGCTGGTGCACGGCAGCGGCACGGCCGTGGTGCCGGTAGCCACCGCCGCCCAGCGCGACGGCCTGGCCACCCCGGGCAATGAACTGCCCGGCGCGGTGGACTACCGCGACTTTGCCCCGCGGCTGGTGCGTCTGCCCGGCGGCGGCACCTACACCCAAACCCGCCTATCGGACCTGACCGGTCTGTCGCCCATCATGCTCGGAGGCATGACGCCCACCTCAGCCGACGGCGAGATTGTGGCCGCAGCCGCCAACGCCGGCTACTGGACGGAGATGGCCGGCGGCGGCATGTACTCCGAGGAGGTCTTCGCCGCCCACCGCCAGGTCATGGAAAAACACCTGCGCCCGGGGCGCACCGCCCAGTTCAACACCATGTTCTTCGACCGCTTCCTATGGAACCTGCAGTTCGGGCAGGCGCGCATTGTGCCCAAGGCCCGCGCGGCCGGCGCGCCGTTTAATGGCGTGTGTATCTCCGCCGGTATCCCAGAAGTCGACGAGGCCACGGAGCTGCTCGCGCAACTCCACGCCGACGGCTTCCCCTACATCGCCTTCAAGCCCGGCACCGCGGCACAAATTCGGGCGGTGCTGCAAATTGCAGCGGCTAACCCAGATGACCACATCATTATCCAGGTCGAAGATGGCCACGCCGGTGGCCACCACTCCTGGGTCAACCTCGACGACATGCTGCTAGAGACCTACGCGCAGGTGCGCGACCACGCCAATGTGGTGCTGTGCGTTGGCGGCGGCATCTATTCCCCAGAGCGCGCCGCGACCTACCTGACCGGCCAGTGGTCACAGGATTACGGCCTGCCGGCCATGCCAGTCGATGGCGTATTCATTGGCACGGTGGCCATGGCCACCAAGGAAGCCAAGGCCACGGATTCCGTCAAGGAGCTGCTGGTATCCACCCCGGGTATTTCCCTGGAGGACAACGGCGGTTGGGTGGGCCGCGGGCAGGGCACCCAGGGCGTGGCGTCCTCCCAGTCGCACCTGCTGGCCGATATTCACGACATTGATAATTCCTTCGCCGCCGCCTCGCGCCTGATCACCTCCCTTGATATTGAGGATTACGCGACCCACCGCGAGGAGATCATTGCCGCGCTGAACAAGACAGCCAAGCCCTACTTTGGGGACGTCGAGACCATGACCTACGCGCAGTGGGTGGAGCGCTTTGTGGAATTGGCGTACCCCTTTGTGGACCCGACCTGGGATGACCGCTTCTTTGACCTGCTCCACCGCGTGGAGGCCCGCCTGCACAGCGCAGACCACGGGCAGATTGAGACCCTCTTCCCGGATATTGCAGGCGTTGCCGATGCCCCCGCAGCCGCCGCCACCCTGCTGGCGGCCTACCCGCAGGCCGCGCACACCACGGTCTCCCCGCGCGATGCCGCATGGTGGATCACCTTGCACTACAAGCACGTCAAGCCCATGCCGTGGGTGCCAGCCATTGATGGCGACCTCAAGGTGTGGTTTGGCAAGGACACGCTGTGGCAGGCCCAGGATGAGCGCTACACCGCAGACCAGGTGCGCATTATCCCCGGCCCCGTGGCCGTGGCGGGCATTACCCGCAAAAATGAGCCGGTAGCTGAGCTGCTGGGCCGCTTTGAGCAGGCCACCACCGATGCCCTGGCTGCCGATGGCGCCCAAGCCGAAGAGGTCTTCTCCCGTCTGCGGTCCGCGCGCACCGCAGAGGAATTCTTGCGCAACGCGCCGTCGCTGCTGTGGCATGGCCACCTGATGGCCAACCCGGCCTACGCCATGGATGAGGACGCCTTCGAGCTCAGCCAGGACGCCGAGGGCAACTGGAACATCGTCATCCACGCCGACTCCTACTGGGATGAGCTGCCGCAGGGCCAGCGCCCCTTCTATGTGGAGTCTGTGACGGTGCCGGTGGATTTGCCGGAGGATGTGGCCACAGGCGGCTCGCCGGTGGTCTCTGAGGAGCGCCTGCCGGCGGCAGTCTATGAGCTGCTCGAAGGCCTCGCCGGCGTGGGCTCCGTGGCCGAGCAGGGCGATGAGATCTCCCAGATGCCGGTCATTGATCCGGATTCTGTGAGCGAGTCCGCTCCCTTCGGCCAGGCCCACTACTCCTTTACCCTGCCGGCTTCGTTGCTGCACGCGCACACCAACGTCACCGGTGCGGCGCTGGAGAACACCGAGTCTGCCGGCCCGGTGCCGGTGGGCACCCCGGATGTGCTGGTGGGCCCGTGCTGGCCGGCTATCTACACCGCGCTGGGTTCGGGCTTGCTGGAAGATGGCTACCCCGTCATCGAGGGCCTGCTCAACGCCGTGCACCTGGACCACGTGGTGGATGTGCGGGTGCCGTTGGCACAGCTGGCTAATTCCCGGCGCATTAACGTGACCTCGCAGTGCTCCAGCATTGCAGAGTCCGTCTCCGGCCGGGTGGTCACTGTGGACTTGGAGCTTGCCGATGCCGCCACCGGTGAGGTGGTTGCCACCCAAACGCAGCGCTTTGCCATCCGCGGCCGGGCCCACGGCAACGCCGCGCCGGTGCCGGCGCCGCAATATGGCGGCGGTAAGTCAGCGGAGCTGATTGAGGCCACCCCGCGGTCCTTTGTGGACCGCGGCACCGTGACCGCCCCGGCGGATATGACGGCCTTTGCGCTGGTTTCTGGTGACTACAACCCCATCCACACCTCCTATAACGCGGCGCAGCTGGTGAATCTGCGCGCCCCGCTGGTCCACGGCATGTGGCTGTCTGCCACTGCCCAGCACCTGGCTGCCAAGCACGGCACGGTGGTGGGCTGGACCTACTCCATGTATGGGATGGTGCAGCTCGAAGACACGGTGGAAATCACCGTCGAGCGCGTGGGCCGCAAGGGCATCCACGCCGCTCTGGAAGTCACCTGCCGGATTGATGGCGAGGTGGTCTCGCGTGGCCAGGCCTTGCTGGCGGCTCCGCGCACCGCCTATGTCTACCCCGGCCAGGGCATTCAGGCTGTGGGAATGGGCGCTGGCGATCGCGCTGCCTGCCCGGCTGCCCGCGAGGTCTGGCGCCGCGCTGACCGGCACACCCGGGAGAACTTGGGCTTTAGCATCACCCAGATTATTGATGAAAACCCCACAGTGCTCAACGTGCGCGGCACCACTTTCCGTCACCCGCAGGGCGTGCTGCACCTGACGCAGTTTACCCAGGTGGCCCTGGCGGTGGTGGCCTACGCCCAGACTGAGCGCCTGCGGGCCGCCGATGCTTTGGCCCCGGCGAGTGCCTCCTATTACGCCGGCCACTCCCTGGGCGAATACACCGCCTTGGCGTCTTTGGCCAACATCTTTGACCTCGAGGGCGTTATTGACATCGTCTACTCGCGCGGTTCTGCGATGGGCTCGCTGGTCCCGCGCGATGCCGAGGGCAACTCCGAGTACGCCATGGCCGCACTGCGCCCGAACTTGGTGGGTGCTGACGCCGCTGACGTGGACGCTTATGTCGCCCGCGTGGGCGCAGACACCGGCGAGTTTCTGGAGATTGTCAACTACAACATCCGCGGCCAGCAGTACTCCGTTGCGGGTACCAAGCGCGGCCTGGCCGAGCTGGTGGCCCGCGCTACCGCCGCCCACCCGCGCGCCGCGGTGCTGGTGCCGGGCATTGACGTGCCTTTCCACTCGCGGGTGCTGCGCGATGGCGTGCCGGCTTTTGCTGAAAAACTGGACCAGCTGCTGCCGCGCGAGCTCGACCTGGATGCCCTGGTAGGCCGCTATATCCCCAACCTAGTGGCACGTCCCTTCGAGCTGACGCAGGAGTTCGTCGACGCAGTTGCGCCGCTGGCTCCGTCGGGCCGCTTGGATGGTCTGCGCGCAGAAACGCTCAGCGAGCAGGAGCTAGCACGCACGCTGCTTATCGAGCTGCTGTCCTGGCAGTTCGCTTCCCCGGTGCGCTGGATTGAGACCCAGGAGCTGCTCTTCGAGCGCGTGGAGCAGATTATCGAAGTCGGCTTGGCGTCCTCGCCGACCCTGACTAACTTGGCTACGCGTTCCCTCGATGTTGCCGGCGTTCCGGCTGGGCGCATTGCTGTGTTCAATGTGGAGCGCGACCAGGATCAGGTCATGTTGGCTGACTCCCGCCCCGCCCCTGCCGCTCCCACCACCGACTCCTCTGACTCCTCCGCGGCTACAGCTGGTGCGCCTGCACCAGCTGCCGATGCCGCCACCCCGGCTGACTCCGCGACTACAGCTGGTGCACCTGCACCAGCTGCCGACCCTGCCGATACCGCCGCTCCTGCTGCCTCCGCTGCTCCAGCTGGTGCGTCTGCACCAGCTGCTGGCGGCGGATCTGGCGCGGATGCCCCGGAGTTGGCCTTTGGCGCCGCGGACGCCATCGACGTGCTCTTCGCCTTCCAGAACAAGATCCGCCGCGAGCAGATTCTGGCCTCGGACACCATCGAGGAGCTGACCAACGGCATCTCCTCGCGCCGCAACCAGCTGCTCATGGACATGTCCGCGGAGCTTGGCGTGCCCGCCATCGACGGCGCCGCCGATGCCGACGTGACCTCCCTGCGCGAAAAAGTCACCACCGCTGCCCCCGGCTACAGCGCTTTTGGCTCCGTGCTTGGCGATGCCGTCGCCGCCCGCCTGCGCAGCCTCTTCGGCGCCGCTGGCCTCAAGCCGGCCGCCGTGGCTGACCGGGTGACCGGCACCTGGTCCCTGCCCGCTAGCTGGGTGGCCCACGTCGAAGCCGAACTACTGCTGGGCACCCGCGATGAGGATTCCGTGCGCGGTGGAACGCTAGCCACCCTGCCGACTGCGGTCAGCAGCGCCGCCCAGGCCCACGAGCTGATCGATGCCGCCGTCCAAGCCGTCGCCCAGGCCCACAACGTCTCCGTCTCGCTCAACTCCGGCGGGTCCAGCTCCGGTGGTGCCGTGGTGGATTCCGCCGCACTCGATGCCTTCGCGGACACCGTCACCGGCCCCGATGGCGTGCTGGCTTCCACGGCCCGCCACCTGCTGACCCAGCTGGGCATCACCGAACCCGAGGAAGCCGCTGAGCTTCCCGATACCACCGCCATCGACGCCATCGAAGCCGAACTCGGCTCCCAGTGGCTGGCCTCGGTCACCCCGGCCTTCGACGCCGCCCGCGCGGTACTCTTCGATGACCGCTGGGCCAGTGCCCGCGAAGACCTCGCCCGCGTAGCCCTGGGCCACGCAGACCTGCCGGTAGCGCGTTTCCAAGGCACGGGACAAACTATCGCCAAGCAAGCAACCTGGTGGGCAGCCCAGGACACCGTCTCTGCGCCCGTGCGCGAGACCCTGCGTGAGATCGCTCAGGCCGCCACCGATGCCCCGGCTGCCGAATACAGCCAGGACATCGCCCTGGTCACCGGCGCGGCCCCTGGTTCGATTGCCACCGCCCTGGTCGAAAAACTGCTCGCCGGTGGCGCCACCGTCATCATGACCGCGTCCTCCGTGACCCAGGCACGCAAGGAATTCGCCCGCCAGCTCTACGCCACCCACGCTGCACCCGGCGCGGCCCTGTGGCTGGTCCCGGCCAACCTATCGAGCTACCGCGACGTCGATGCCCTGGTCGAGTGGATCGGCTCCGAACAGCGCCAATCCGTGGGCAACGAGGTCAAGATCCTCAAGCCGGCCCTTATCCCCACCCTGGCCTTCCCCTTTGCCGCACCGTCGGTCTCCGGCTCGCTGGCGGAAGCCGGCGGCCAGGCCGAGTCCCAAACTCGTCTGCTGCTGTGGTCGGTTGAGCGCACCATCGCCGGGCTCTCGCGTCTGGCCCAGGCCGGCGTGGACACCCGCTGCCACGTGGTGCTGCCGGGCTCGCCCAACCGCGGCACCTTCGGCGGCGACGGCGCATACGGTGAGGTCAAGGCCGCCCTCGATGCCATCGTGGCCAAGTGGCACGTCGAAGCCGGCTGGCCCGCGGGCATCACCTTGGCCCAGGCGATTATCGGCTGGGTCTCCGGCACCCACCTCATGGGCGGCAACGACGCCCTGGTGCCCACCGCCGAAAAGAATGGCATCCACGTGTGGACCCCGGAGGAAATCTCCTCCGAGCTGCTCGCCCTGGCCAGCCCGGATGCCCGCGCCCAGGCCGCCGAGGCTCCGCTCAGTGCCGACCTCACCGGTGGTCTTGAGGGCGTCTCCCTAACTGCCCTCGCTGCCGATGCCGCCGCCGATGCCGCCGCTACCGACGCATCCACCGCGGCCGACTCCGCAACCGCATCCGACGCAACCACCGCAACCGGGACTGCAAGCGCACCCACGGGGGCATCGGCAAGCACCATTGCTGCCCTGCCCAGCCCCGCACGGCCGGTACAACCTGGCCTGGACGGGGGCATCGGCACGGTAGCCACGGACCTCGAAGACATGGTGGTCATCGCTGGCATCGGCGAAGTCAGCTCTTGGGGCTCCGGGCGCACCCGCTTCGAAGCCGAATACGGCATCCAACGCGACGGCTCCGTGGAACTAACCGCCGCCGGCGTGCTCGAACTCGCGTGGATGATGGGCCTGGTGCAATGGCGCGAAGACCCCCACCCCGCCTGGTTCGTGGGTGATACCAGCGAAGAAATTGCCGAGGAAGACATCTACGCCCGCTTCCGCGACGAGGTCGTTGCCCGCTCCGGCGTGCGCACCCTCACCGACAAGTACCACCTGGTAGACCAAGGATCCATCGACTTGACCCCGGTGTTCCTTGACCGCGACGTCACCTTCGCTGTCGCCTCCGCTGAGGAGGCACACGACATCATCGACGCCGACCCCGAGTTCACCACCGCCACCGAAGTCGACGGCGAATGGCTGGTCACCCGCCGCCGCGGCGCCACCGTACACGTTCCACGCAAGGCCACCCTCACGCGCACCGTCGCCGCCCAAATGCCCGACGACTTCGACGCTGCCAAATGGGGGATCCCCGAGCACATGCTCGACGCCCTCGACCGCATGGCCGTATGGAACCTGGTCACCGCCGTGGACGCCTTCATCAACGCCGGCTTTAGCCCCGCAGAGCTGCTGCAAAGCATCCACCCGGGGCAAGTGGCCACCACCCAAGGCACCGGTATCGGCGGCATGGAATCCCTGCACAAGGTCTTCGTGTCGCGCTTCCTGGGTCAGGAGCGCCCCTCCGACATCCTGCAAGAGGCGCTGCCCAACGTCATCGCCGCACACACCATGCAATCGCTAGTCGGCGGCTACGGCTCCATGATTCACCCCATCGGTGCCTGCGCCACCGCCGCCGTGTCTATTGAAGAAGGCGTGGACAAAATCGCCCTGGGTAAGGCCGACGTAGTGGTTGCCGGCGGCATCGACGACGTGCAAGTTGAGTCCCTGACCGGCTTCGGTGACATGAACGCCACCGCGGAGACCGCCGCGATGACCGCCCAAGGCATCGACCCACGGTTTATCTCCCGCGCCAACGACCGCCGCCGCGGCGGATTCCTCGAAGGCGAAGGCGGCGGCACCGTGCTGCTGGTGCGCGGCTCGCTTGCCGCCGAACTGGGCCTGCCCGTGTTGGGCGTGGTCGCCCACGCCGCTTCCTACGGCGACGGCGCCCACACCTCCATCCCGGCCCCCGGCCTGGGTGCGCTCGGCGCTGGCCGTGGCCGCGAGAACTCCCGTCTGGCGCGCTCCCTGCGCGGACTGGGGCTCAGCCCCAACGACGTCACCGTGCTGTCCAAGCATGACACGTCCACCAACGCCAACGACCCCAACGAGTCCGAGCTGCACTCCCTGTTGTGGCCGGCGATTGGGCGCGACGCGGACCAGCCGCTGTTCGTCATCTCCCAGAAGACGCTTACCGGCCACTCCAAGGCGGGCGCTGCACTGTTCCAGACCGGTGGAATCCTGGACGTCTTCCGCACCGGGCAGATTCCGGCCAACGCGTCCCTGGACTGCGTGGACCCGCTGATCGAGGCCAAGGCCAAGAACCTAGTGTGGCTGCGTTCCCCGTTGGACGTCGGCGCTGCCGACCGCCCGGTCCTGGCGGCCGCACTGACCTCCCTGGGCTTCGGGCACGTGGGCGCGCTGCTGGTGTACGCGCACCCTGGCGTCTTCGAGGCCGCTGTCGAGCAGCAGCGCGGCGCCGAGGCTGCCGCCACCTGGCGTGCTCGCGCCGAGGCCCGCTTGGCCGCCGGCCACGACCGCTTCGAGGCCGGCATGCTGGGGCGTGCCCCGCTGTTTGAGGTCATTGAGGGCCGTCGTCTGCCCGCCGGCTCTGCCCCGGTGGAGATCCCCGGCTACGGCACCGTCGCCGCTGACAAGGCCGCCGAGATTGCCATGCTTCTCGATGCCTCCGTCCGCCTCACCCCCGAGGGCACCTACCCCAGCGCCTAG